The Pelodiscus sinensis isolate JC-2024 chromosome 10, ASM4963464v1, whole genome shotgun sequence genome has a segment encoding these proteins:
- the LOC102445932 gene encoding uncharacterized protein LOC102445932 isoform X1: protein MGRQGSWELLLVLGFVLHLGWILRANSAGALGAPTVTETSPSALVTLTPPRTNTTAVQTTTPTSVTTSLRETTSAVDSITEILVGNSSTSVSSTATSESTVPVPRTTERGTSTGTATVTVITRSTTNTITTPLETTAGRGSIPTASFVAMANTTATQGAVPTVSETSISALATLTPPRTNTTAVQTTTPTSVTTSLREPTSAVDSITEILVGNSSTSVSSTATSESTVPVPRTTERGTSTGTATVTVITRSTTNTITTPLETTAGRGSIPTASLVAMANTTATQGAVPTVSETSPSALVTLTPPKTNTTAVQTTTPMSVTTSLRETTSAVDSITEILVGNSSMSVSSSATSESTVPVLRTTERGTSTGTATVTVITRSTTNTITTPLETTAGRGSIPTASFVAMANTTATQGAVPTVSETSPSALATLTPPRTNTTAVQTTTPTSVTTSLRETTSAVDSITEILVGNSSTSVSSTATSESTVPVPRTTERGTSTGTATVTVITRSTTNTITTPLETTAGIGSIPTASFVAMANTTATQGAVPTVSETSLSALATLTPPRTNTTAVQTTTPTSVTTSLRETTSAVDSITEILVGNSSTSVSSTATSESTVPVPRTTERGTSTSTATVTVITRSTTNTITTPLETTAGRGSIPTASFVAMANTTATQGAVPTVSETSPSALVTLTPPKTNTTAVQTTTPTSVTTSLRETTSAVDSITEILVGNSSTSVSSSATSESTVPVPRTTERGTSTGTATVTVITRSTTNTITTPLETTAGRGSILTASFVAMANTTTTQGAVPTVSETSLSALATLTPPRTNTTAVQTTTPTSVTTSLRETTSAVDSITEILVGNSSTSVSSTATSESTVPVLRTTERGTSTGTATVTVITRSTTNTITTPLETTARRGSIPTASFVAMANTTATQGAVPTVSETSPSALVTLTPPKTNTTAVQTTTPTSVTMSLRETTSAVDSITEILVSNSSTSVSSTATSESTVPVPRTTERGTSTGTATVTVITRSTTNTITIPLETIAGRGSIPTASFVAMANTTATQGAVPTVSETSPLALVTLTPPRTNTTAVQTTTPTSVTMSLREPTSAVDSITEILVGSAPAGTLPALGRSVAAESATAALAGTHSEETSAAAVSAGAHPTIRTALPEERETAETAGAVPVTTPGELTATASTTADTTAIPLLPSRPGETTGTAPGTDLSRAALTISTEPGATAPTNASTVAKATTAAPGTRTSADAAPAAGNTPAANKSSAIPVAPASAGSAAVMGLLTTVTTPTPALATAAPAAGNAADSKAAGTPALPVKTVTAASPSTAAAETPQGAPVTASLSETIREGGALTETAATVPGGTPKEPTSAPAEDTTTASATPSPADTGRTVASPTIRALQGSSGSTPVLTTSARTLPTSLSAASWIIGNDTAAPAISPTDPATLAPSQSPALLPTPTAAKATGVAAVSSRSLTTAPEATPAATETRPAALMPSETSAASGTATGGRLPTPSLPPSGTAAGAVTTPGTETTPRTTLPRGNTTRPTADPTPGAMTSTASPFSTAAVSRTTAAGTSTTVQDTPPPAVTTPEAKSTPNDVAALLITSLAAESTITLSAETTKTATTPPATNTVLTLADTISMATPNNIGETTPTAPTTIVPLETTAERGSIPTASLVAMTNTTATQGAVPTVTETSPSALATLTPPRTNTTAVQTTTPTSVTTSLRETTSTADSITEILVGNSSTSVSSTATSESTVPVLRTTEMGTSTGTATVIVVTCSTTNTITTPLETTAERGSIPTASLVTTANTTATQGAVPTVSETSPSALATLTPPRTNTTAVQTTTPMSVTTSLRETTSAVDSITEILVGSSSTSMSSTATSESTVPVPRTTERGTSTGTATVTVITRSTTNTITTPLETTAGRGSIPTASFVAMANTTATQGAVPTVSETSPSALVTLTPPKTNTTAVQTTTPMSVTTSLRETTSAVDSITEILVGNSSTSVSSTATSESTTERGTSTGTGTVIVVTCLTTNTITTPLETTAGRGSIPTASLVTMANTTATQGAVPTVTETIPTIINTTAAVHNITVSTRSTMVNLPATGSSNRTTPTTEVTTPPATTTGSFARPNSTALTRVPDVPTEEQKTAPPTCHPPAANATGGHLFLSLGLTTHLNLSEPSVQRLVVAKLDQVLKMKFPCGFTVQWKGEAEA, encoded by the exons ATGGGCCGGCAAGGTTCGTGGGAGCTGCTTTTGGTCCTGGGCTTTGTGCTGCATTTGGGGTGGATCCTCCGTGCGAACTCCGCAG gagcactgggggcGCCTACGGTGACAGAAACCAGCCCTTCGGCACTTGTCACCCTCACCCCTCCAAGGACCAATACCACGGCTGTTCAGACCACCACACCCACGTCTGTTACCACGTCCCTGAGGGAAACAACATCAGCTGTGGACAGCATTACAGAAATCCTGGTGGGCAACAGCTCCACCAGCGTGTCGAGTACTGCAACAAGCGAGAGCACAGTCCCAGTGCCTCGCACCACAGAAAGGGGAACTTCAACAGGCACTGCGACAGTGACAGTCATCACCCGTTCAACAACTAACACAATCACCACACCCCTGGAGACTACAGCCGGAAGAGGGAGCATCCCAACAGCTTCTTTTGTCGCCATGGCAAACACAACCGCAACTCAAGGGGCTGTGCCTACAGTGTCAGAAACCAGTATTTCGGCACTtgccaccctcactcctccaAGGACCAATACCACGGCTGTTCAGACCACTACACCCACGTCTGTTACCACGTCCCTGAGGGAACCAACATCAGCTGTGGACAGCATTACAGAAATCCTGGTGGGCAACAGCTCCACGAGCGTGTCGAGTACTGCAACAAGCGAGAGCACAGTCCCAGTGCCTCGCACCACAGAAAGGGGAACTTCAACAGGCACTGCGACAGTGACAGTCATCACCCGTTCAACAACTAACACAATCACCACACCCCTGGAGACTACAGCCGGAAGAGGGAGCATCCCAACAGCTTCTCTTGTCGCCATGGCAAACACAACCGCAACTCAAGGGGCTGTGCCTACAGTGTCAGAAACCAGCCCTTCGGCACTTGTCACCCTCACCCCTCCAAAGACCAATACCACGGCTGTTCAGACCACCACACCCATGTCTGTTACCACGTCCCTGAGGGAAACAACATCAGCTGTGGACAGCATTACAGAAATCCTGGTGGGCAACAGCTCCATGAGCGTGTCGAGTAGTGCAACAAGCGAGAGCACAGTCCCAGTGCTTCGCACCACAGAAAGGGGAACTTCAACAGGCACTGCGACAGTAACAGTCATCACCCGTTCAACAACTAACACAATCACCACACCCCTGGAGACTACAGCCGGAAGAGGGAGCATCCCAACAGCTTCTTTTGTCGCCATGGCAAACACAACCGCAACTCAAGGGGCTGTGCCTACAGTGTCAGAAACCAGTCCTTCGGCACTTGCCACCCTCACCCCTCCAAGGACCAATACCACGGCTGTTCAGACCACTACACCCACGTCTGTTACCACGTCCCTGAGGGAAACAACATCAGCTGTGGACAGCATTACAGAAATCCTGGTGGGCAACAGCTCCACCAGCGTGTCGAGTACTGCAACAAGCGAGAGCACAGTCCCAGTGCCTCGCACCACAGAAAGGGGAACTTCAACAGGCACTGCGACAGTGACAGTCATCACCCGTTCAACAACTAACACAATCACCACACCCCTGGAGACTACAGCCGGAATAGGGAGCATTCCAACAGCTTCTTTTGTCGCCATGGCAAACACAACCGCAACTCAAGGGGCTGTGCCTACAGTGTCAGAAACCAGTCTTTCGGCACTTGCCACCCTCACCCCTCCAAGGACCAATACCACGGCTGTTCAGACCACCACACCCACGTCTGTTACCACGTCCCTGAGGGAAACAACATCAGCTGTGGACAGCATTACAGAAATCCTGGTGGGCAACAGCTCCACGAGCGTGTCGAGTACTGCAACAAGCGAGAGCACAGTCCCAGTGCCTCGCACCACAGAAAGGGGAACTTCAACAAGCACTGCGACAGTGACAGTCATCACCCGTTCAACAACTAACACAATCACCACACCCCTGGAGACTACAGCCGGAAGAGGGAGCATCCCAACAGCTTCTTTTGTCGCCATGGCAAACACAACCGCAACTCAAGGGGCTGTGCCTACAGTGTCAGAAACCAGCCCTTCGGCACTTGTCACCCTCACCCCTCCAAAGACCAATACCACGGCTGTTCAGACCACCACACCCACGTCTGTTACCACGTCCCTGAGGGAAACAACATCAGCTGTGGACAGCATTACAGAAATCCTGGTGGGCAACAGCTCCACGAGCGTGTCGAGTAGTGCAACAAGCGAGAGCACAGTCCCAGTGCCTCGCACCACAGAAAGGGGAACTTCAACAGGCACTGCGACAGTGACAGTCATCACCCGTTCAACAACTAACACAATCACCACACCCCTGGAGACTACAGCCGGAAGAGGGAGCATTCTAACAGCTTCTTTTGTCGCCATGGCAAACACAACCACAACTCAAGGGGCTGTGCCTACAGTGTCAGAAACCAGTCTTTCGGCACTTGCCACCCTCACCCCTCCAAGGACCAATACCACGGCTGTTCAGACCACTACACCCACGTCTGTTACCACGTCCCTGAGGGAAACAACATCAGCTGTGGACAGCATTACAGAAATCCTGGTGGGCAACAGCTCCACGAGCGTGTCGAGTACTGCAACAAGCGAGAGCACAGTCCCAGTGCTTCGCACCACAGAAAGGGGAACTTCAACAGGCACTGCGACAGTGACAGTCATCACCCGTTCAACAACTAACACAATCACCACACCCCTGGAGACTACAGCCAGAAGAGGGAGCATCCCAACAGCTTCTTTTGTCGCCATGGCAAACACAACCGCAACTCAAGGGGCTGTGCCTACAGTGTCAGAAACCAGCCCTTCGGCACTTGTCACCCTCACCCCTCCAAAGACCAATACCACGGCTGTTCAGACCACTACACCCACATCTGTTACCATGTCCCTGAGGGAAACAACATCAGCTGTGGACAGCATTACAGAAATTCTGGTGAGCAACAGCTCCACGAGCGTGTCGAGTACTGCAACAAGCGAGAGCACAGTCCCAGTGCCTCGCACCACAGAAAGGGGAACTTCAACAGGCACTGCGACAGTGACAGTCATCACCCGTTCAACAACTAACACAATCACCATACCCCTGGAGACTATAGCCGGAAGAGGGAGCATCCCAACAGCTTCTTTTGTCGCCATGGCAAACACAACCGCAACTCAAGGGGCTGTGCCTACAGTGTCAGAAACCAGCCCTTTGGCACTTGTCACCCTCACCCCTCCACGGACCAATACCACGGCTGTTCAGACCACCACACCCACGTCTGTTACCATGTCCCTGAGGGAACCAACATCAGCTGTGGACAGCATTACAGAAATCCTGGTGggctctgccccagcagggaccctgccagccctgggcaggtcGGTAGCCGCAGAGTCAGCCACAGCTGCCCTGGCCGGCACCCACTCAGAAGAGACCTCTGCTGCTGCCGTGAGCGCCGGAGCGCATCCAACCATCCGCACCGCCCTGCcggaagagagagaaacagcagAGACAGCCGGAGCCGTGCCGGTGACAACTCCAGGGGAGTTGACGGCAACAGCCAGCACAACTGCAGACACAACCGCaatccctcttctcccttctcgCCCAGGGGAGACCACAGGAACCGCCCCTGGTACTGATCTATCCAGAGCCGCCCTTACGATTTCAACAGAGCCAGGGGCCACGGCACCCACCAATGCCAGTACAGTTGCAAAAGCAACAACAGCCGCCCCTGGGACTCGGACCTCCGCTGATGCTGCACCCGCCGCGGGTAACACCCCAGCAGCGAACAAGTCCTCAGCAATCCCTGTCGCACCAGCCTCAGCGGGCAGCGCAGCCGTCATGGGACTCCTGACAACAGTCAcgactcccacccctgcccttgcCACCGCTGCCCCTGCCGCAGGTAACGCAGCCGACAGCaaagcagcagggacccctgcGCTGCCAGTAAAGACAGTCACAGCCGCCTCGCCCTCGACAGCAGCCGCAGAGACACCCCAAGGTGCCCCGGTGACCGCTAGTCTATCTGAGACTATCAGAGAAGGAGGAGCATTAACAGAGACAGCCGCTACGGTGCCTGGTGGTACCCCAAAGGAGCCCACCTCTGCACCAGCCGAGGACACCACgaccgccagtgccacccccagcccagccgacACCGGGAGAACTGTGGCCAGTCCTACCATACGTGCCTTGCAGGGCAGCTCAGGATCAACCCCGGTCCTCACGACCTCCGCCCGGACCCTCCCCACATCTCTGAGCGCGG CGTCGTGGATCATAGGAAATGACACCGCCGCTCCAGCCATTTCCCCCACGGACCCTGCCACCCTGGCGCCAAGccagagcccagctctgctgcccacccCGACAGCAGCGAAGGCCACTGGAGTAGCCGCTGTTTCTAGCCGCAGTCTGACCACAGCCCCCGAAGCCACCCCCGCTGCAACAGAGACCAGACCGGCAGCCCTCATGCCGTCTGAAACCAGTGCAGCGAGCGGCACAGCAACAGGCGGGAGACTTCCAACGCCCTCCCTCCCGCCGTCTGGAACTGCTGCTGGTGCGGTCACCACTCCAGGCACAGAGACTACACCGAGGACCACGCTCCCGAGGGGAAACACAACCAGACCAACAGCCGATCCCACTCCCGGAGCCATGACAAGCACAGCCTCTCCTTTCTCTACAGCAGCTGTATCTAGGACTACGGCAGCAGGGACAAGCACCACCGTGCAGGATACACCCCCACCGGCTGTTACTACACCTGAAGCAAAATCCACCCCAAATGATGTTGCAGCTCTACTGATCACCAGCTTGGCAGCAGAGTCCACCATCACCCTATCCGCTGAAACCACAAAGACAGCAACCACACCCCCAGCCACCAACACTGTCCTTACACTAGCTGACACAATATCCATGGCAACTCCAAACAACATAGGAGAAAcaacccccacagctcccacaacCATTGTACCCCTGGAGACAACAGCCGAAAGAGGGAGCATCCCAACAGCTTCTCTTGTCGCCATGACAAACACAACCGCAACTCAAGGGGCTGTGCCTACGGTGACAGAAACCAGCCCTTCGGCACTTGCCACCCTCACCCCTCCAAGGACCAATACCACGGCTGTTCAGACCACTACACCCACGTCTGTTACCACGTCCCTGAGGGAAACAACATCAACCGCGGACAGCATTACTGAAATCCTGGTGGGCAACAGCTCCACGAGCGTGTCGAGTACTGCAACAAGCGAGAGCACGGTCCCAGTGCTTCGCACCACAGAAATGGGAACTTCAACAGGCACTGCGACAGTGATAGTTGTCACCTGTTCAACAACTAACACCATCACCACACCCCTGGAGACAACAGCCGAAAGAGGGAGCATCCCAACAGCTTCTCTTGTCACAACAGCAAACACAACCGCAACTCAAGGGGCTGTGCCAACAGTGTCAGAAACCAGTCCTTCGGCACTTGCCACCCTCACCCCTCCAAGAACCAATACCACGGCTGTTCAGACCACCACACCCATGTCTGTTACCACGTCCCTGAGGGAAACAACATCAGCTGTGGACAGCATTACAGAAATCCTTGTGGGCAGCAGTTCCACGAGCATGTCGAGTACTGCAACAAGCGAGAGCACAGTCCCAGTGCCTCGCACCACAGAAAGGGGAACTTCAACAGGCACTGCGACAGTGACAGTCATCACCCGTTCAACAACTAACACAATCACCACACCCCTGGAGACTACAGCCGGAAGAGGGAGCATCCCAACAGCTTCTTTTGTCGCCATGGCAAACACAACCGCAACTCAAGGGGCTGTGCCTACAGTGTCAGAAACCAGCCCTTCGGCACTTGTCACCCTCACCCCTCCAAAGACCAATACCACGGCTGTTCAGACCACCACTCCCATGTCTGTTACCACGTCCCTGAGGGAAACAACATCAGCTGTGGACAGCATTACAGAAATCCTGGTGGGCAACAGCTCCACGAGCGTGTCGAGTACTGCAACAAGCGAGAGCACCACAGAAAGGGGAACTTCAACAGGCACTGGGACAGTGATAGTCGTCACCTGTTTAACAACTAACACAATCACCACACCCCTGGAGACTACAGCCGGAAGAGGGAGCATCCCAACAGCTTCTCTTGTCACCATGGCAAACACAACCGCAACTCAAGGGGCTGTGCCTACGGTGACAGAAACCATACCCACCATCATCAACACTACTGCAGCAGTCCATAATATCACTGTCTCCACTAGAAGCACGATGGTTAATCTCCCTGCTACAGGTAGCTCCAATAGGACAACACCGACCACTGAGGTTACCACACCACCAGCAACAA CCACGGGATCCTTTGCTAGGCCTAACTCCACTGCCCTGACTCGGGTCCCAGATGTCCCGACAGAAGAGCAGAAGACAGCGCCCCCTACTTGCCACCCTCCGGCTGCCAATGCAA CCGGTGGTCACCTCTTCCTGTCGCTGGGCCTGACCACGCACCTGAACCTCAGTGAGCCCAGCGTGCAGCGCCTGGTTGTGGCGAAG CTCGACCAAGTGCTGAAAATGAAGTTCCCCTGCGGATTCACCGTCCAATGGAAAGGAGAGGCAGAAGCATGA